Sequence from the Burkholderia stabilis genome:
CGCGCTGTGCTTCTGGTTCGCGTCGTCGCTGCTGAAGGGCTTCGAGGTGTCGGGATTCTGGTCCGCGTTCTTCGGTTCGATCCTGTACAGCATCGTGTCGTGGCTGCTGTCCGCCCTGATCTTCGGCCAGCGCGACATCGGCTGATCGCAGGGCTCAACGCACCGAATCATGAAACCGATCGAACTCTCGTTTGAATTCTTCCCGCCGAAGACGGCGGACGGCGTCGAAAAGCTGCGCGCGACGCGCGCGCAGTTGCTGCCGCTGAAGCCGAAATTCGTCTCCGTGACGTTCGGCGCCGGCGGCTCGACGCAGCAGGGCACGCTCGATACCGTGCTCGACATGCAGAAGGACGGCCTCGAGGCCGCCCCGCACCTGTCGTGCATCGGCTCGTCGCGCGACAGCCTGCGCGCGATCCTCGACCAGTACCGCTCGCACGGCATCCGGCATATCGTCGCGCTGCGCGGCGACCTGCCGTCGGGGATGGGCGAGGTCGGCGAGCTGCGCTATGCGTCCGAGCTCGTCAGCTTCATCCGCGCCGAGCATGGCGACTGGTTCCACATCGAAGTCGCCGGCTACCCGGAGTACCACCCGCAATCGCGCTCGCCGAAGGCCGATCTCGAGAATTTCGCGCGCAAGGTGAAAGCCGGCGCGAATTCCGCGATCACGCAGTACTTCTTCAACGCCGACGCGTATTTCCGCTTCGTCGACGATGCGCGCAAGCTGGGTGTGGACGTGCCGATCGTGCCGGGCATCATGCCGATCACGAACTTCTCGCAGCTGATGCGCTTCTCCGAGATGTGCGGCGCCGAAGTGCCGCGCTGGGTCGCACGCCGGCTCGAGAGCTTCGGCGACGATCGCGACGCGATCCGTGCATTCGGCGCGGACGTCGTCACCGATCTGTGCCGGCGCCTGATCGACGCGGGCGTGCCGGGGCTGCACTTCTATACGCTGAATGCAGCGGCCGCGACGCGGACGATCTGCGAACGGCTCGACGTATAAGCGCCGCCGCGCGTGCCGCATGCGCAAAAGCCCCGCCGGTTTTGCCGGCGGGGCTTTTTTTCGGCTTGCGGCTTGAGGAAGCGGCGGCGCGCGTCAGCGCTGCGCCTGCATCAGCGGCGGGCGGCGGTCGAACCACGGCCGCGCCTGTTCGAGCTGCCGCGCGAGCCTGAGCAGCAGCTCGTCGTCGTTGTGGCGCGCGACGAACTGCACGCCGATCGGCAACCCGCGCGCGTTCCAGTAGAGCGGCACCGACATCGCCGGCTGGCCGGTCAGGTTGAACAGCTCGGTGCAGCCGGCCCACGCGAACGCTTTCTCCGACGACCTCGCGAGCATTTCCTTCAGCAGCGGCTTCACCGGCAGCGCGGCGAGCAGCTTCATCTGCGCCGATTCGAACGGTGTCGGCTGCAATTCGCCGATCTTCACCGGCGGCCCCGCGAGCGAGGCGCACAGGATCGCGTCGTAGCGCGACACGAGGCCCGAAACCTGCACGGTGAGCTGGCGTTGCCACTCGAGCACGTCCGGCAGGCGCGTGCGCGCGAGGCGCCGGCCGACCACGGCCATCGCCCACGTCGCGGCCTCGAATTCGCCGCGCCGCGGCGCGCGGCCGGTCAGCTCACGCGCGCCGAGCACCATCTCCTCGGCGATCGTCGCCCACAGCGTGAGGAAGGTTTCGGCCGCGCGCGCGTAATCGACCTGCAGCGTCGCCGGCTCGACGCGGTGGCCCAGCGATTCGAGCAGCGCGGCCGCGTCGTCGAGCGCCGCGCGCGTGTCGTCGGCAAGCGCCGGCGCGAGCATCGGGTCGACGACGAGACCGATCCGCAGCGGGCCGGGCGGCGTGTCGAGCGCGCCGAGGAACGTGCCGGGCGCGCCCTGCGGCAACGTCTGGCCGGTCGTGATGTCGAGCAGCAGCGCGCTGTCGCGCACGCTGCGCGCGACCGCATGCTGGACGACGAGCTCGCCGTTCGACGGCTGGTCGACGAGCACCGGGTTGCGGCTCGGCTTCAGGCCGAACAGCCCGCAGCACGACGCCGGAATGCGGATCGAGCCGCCGCCGTCGGACGCATGCGCGAGCGGCACGATACCGGCCGCGACGGCCGCCGCCGCGCCGCCGCTCGAACCGCCGGGCGTGTGATCGAGATTCCACGGGTTGCGGCACGCGCCGAACAGCTCGGGCTCCGTGTACGGCATCTGGC
This genomic interval carries:
- the metF gene encoding methylenetetrahydrofolate reductase [NAD(P)H], with the translated sequence MKPIELSFEFFPPKTADGVEKLRATRAQLLPLKPKFVSVTFGAGGSTQQGTLDTVLDMQKDGLEAAPHLSCIGSSRDSLRAILDQYRSHGIRHIVALRGDLPSGMGEVGELRYASELVSFIRAEHGDWFHIEVAGYPEYHPQSRSPKADLENFARKVKAGANSAITQYFFNADAYFRFVDDARKLGVDVPIVPGIMPITNFSQLMRFSEMCGAEVPRWVARRLESFGDDRDAIRAFGADVVTDLCRRLIDAGVPGLHFYTLNAAAATRTICERLDV
- a CDS encoding amidase, which codes for MHSDYLAHDAIGLAALVRERKASPRELLDAAIGQAEAVNGAINAIVLQDYEAARQRAASAPDAGAGAPFAGVPYLVKDLGAAVAGLPLSMGSRHYRYFVPADDSPVIARSRAAGLNVFGKTNTSEIGQMPYTEPELFGACRNPWNLDHTPGGSSGGAAAAVAAGIVPLAHASDGGGSIRIPASCCGLFGLKPSRNPVLVDQPSNGELVVQHAVARSVRDSALLLDITTGQTLPQGAPGTFLGALDTPPGPLRIGLVVDPMLAPALADDTRAALDDAAALLESLGHRVEPATLQVDYARAAETFLTLWATIAEEMVLGARELTGRAPRRGEFEAATWAMAVVGRRLARTRLPDVLEWQRQLTVQVSGLVSRYDAILCASLAGPPVKIGELQPTPFESAQMKLLAALPVKPLLKEMLARSSEKAFAWAGCTELFNLTGQPAMSVPLYWNARGLPIGVQFVARHNDDELLLRLARQLEQARPWFDRRPPLMQAQR